A segment of the Chondrinema litorale genome:
CATTGGAAAAAAATACTGATGAAATTGATCCAATGGCAGTAAGTATGTCTCAAACAGCAATGCAATTGGCACAAATAGAAACAATGGTGGTTGGCAAAAAAAATGCTGAGAAATCAATACGATTAACCGGTAAAGTTCAGGCTGACGAACGCTTGTTATATACTCAATCATCTCATCTTCCAGGTAGAATTGAAAAACTTACTGTAAACTTTACTGGTGATTTTGTATCAGCAGGTCAGGTGATAGCTTATATTTATTCTCCTGAATTAGTGACAGCTCAAGAAGAATTATTTGAAGCTCAAAAAATTAAAGAGACACAACCCGGACTATTCAAATCAGCCAAGGAGAAATTGAAAAATTGGAAACTGACAGAAAATCAGATTCACCAGATTTTGACCTCAGGAAAAACCATGGAGGAGTTTCCTATACTGGCAAATGTATCAGGGTATGTAACGAAAAAAATGGTCAATCTTGGTGATTATATTAAAACAGGTCAAGCTGTTTACCAAATAGCCGACTTATCAAAAGTATGGGTATTGTTTGATGTTTATGAATCTGATATGACATGGGTAAAAAAAGGAGCCTCGATCAGCTATACAATCCCATCCAATCCCGGAAAAACATTTGATGGTATCGTTAGCTACATTGACCCTGTGATTGATCCCAAAACCAGAGTAGCTAAAGCAAGAGTTGAAGCCGGTAATAAAAATCTATTACTTAAACCAGAAATGTTTGCTAATGGAATAGTACAATCAAATTATAGTGAAACAAACTCTCTATTGACTGTACCAAAATCTGCGGTTATGTGGACAGGAAAACGCTCTGTAGTATATGTGATGCAAAATACTGCTCAAGGTGTTAGCTTTTTGATGAGAGAAGTTACACTAGGACCTGAGCTGGCAGGAGGATATGAGATTGAATCTGGCTTAGAGCCTGGTGAAGAGATTGCTATCAATGGAACTTTTAGTATAGATGCTGCTGCTCAATTGGCAGGCAAGCCTAGTATGATGAATCCAGAAGGTGGCA
Coding sequences within it:
- a CDS encoding efflux RND transporter periplasmic adaptor subunit is translated as MKNLNKSTVIIASSTLILGLLLGWFIFGKFHKSPVDEHNHTEASSSTIWTCSMHPQVRKNEPGDCPICGMELIPLEKNTDEIDPMAVSMSQTAMQLAQIETMVVGKKNAEKSIRLTGKVQADERLLYTQSSHLPGRIEKLTVNFTGDFVSAGQVIAYIYSPELVTAQEELFEAQKIKETQPGLFKSAKEKLKNWKLTENQIHQILTSGKTMEEFPILANVSGYVTKKMVNLGDYIKTGQAVYQIADLSKVWVLFDVYESDMTWVKKGASISYTIPSNPGKTFDGIVSYIDPVIDPKTRVAKARVEAGNKNLLLKPEMFANGIVQSNYSETNSLLTVPKSAVMWTGKRSVVYVMQNTAQGVSFLMREVTLGPELAGGYEIESGLEPGEEIAINGTFSIDAAAQLAGKPSMMNPEGGMAMTGHNHGGNTHVNMENGPMTSKKISVTVEVKEALKPLFVHYFSMKEALVNDDFDKAKESGVELSKLLDKVDMNLFKGDAHSVWMQHSSVLKQSIQHIEHLSEIKTVRENFISISKTMIAIVESFDPIATPIYVQHCPMADSNKGADWLSKEKDILNPYFGQAMLSCGETTKTIK